One window from the genome of Dermacentor silvarum isolate Dsil-2018 chromosome 5, BIME_Dsil_1.4, whole genome shotgun sequence encodes:
- the LOC119454053 gene encoding probable lysine-specific demethylase 4B — translation MEKPSPGGGATGGTCTSSASWIMLFRPTLEEMQDFSKYIEHMESMEAHKAGLDKIIPPKEWIPRKGGYDDIEMDIPLPISQVVSRGQGLYRQCNIQKKSITVKEFRRVAQSDVSAIVSSRFGRLQRFWDGPTFPSPFLVVSRAT, via the coding sequence ATGGAGAAGCCCAGCCCGGGAGGGGGCGCCACGGGGGGCACGTGCACCTCGAGTGCGTCCTGGATCATGTTGTTCCGGCCCACCCTGGAGGAGATGCAGGACTTCTCCAAGTACATCGAGCACATGGAGTCCATGGAGGCACACAAGGCCGGCCTGGACAAGATCATCCCACCTAAGGAGTGGATCCCGCGCAAGGGTGGCTACGACGACATCGAGATGGATATTCCGTTGCCCATCTCGCAAGTGGTGTCGCGGGGCCAGGGCCTGTACCGGCAGTGCAACATCCAGAAAAAGTCCATCACAGTCAAAGAATTTCGGCGTGTGGCCCAAAGTGACGTGTCCGCCATAGTCTCATCTCGCTTTGGTAGACTGCAGCGCTTCTGGGATGGGCCCACATTCCCCAGCCCTTTCTTAGTAGTTTCTAGAGCTACGTAA